Below is a genomic region from Brassica oleracea var. oleracea cultivar TO1000 chromosome C9, BOL, whole genome shotgun sequence.
AAAAAAAATTGAGAAATTTTCAGCTTATTTGACATTTTATTTTATCACATAATATGTACATATATATCTCCCAAATTTTGTGTATGATAAAAAAGTTAATAAATGTAAAATACAATAAAATAAAAAGTTAAATAAGTGAATAATTATACATATTATTAAAATAATTTAATTTTTATTAAAGAATCCATATGCTCGCGCGAATGTGCGGGTTTGTTTCCTAGTTTGAATAACAACAAACAACTAAGAGCACTATTGTAATTTGTATGTATTCATAAGTTTGTGAAAGTCTTAAAAGAAACTCACACTCAAAATAGCTTATAGATGGGTTTCATATCAACAGGATTGTATAATCCAAAGTTTTGTTCAGTCCCGGCGGGCTTCTGGTTTTCATTGAACGTTGCGAATATAAACCCTTGGATAGCACTGTTAGGCCTCTTAGGTGTCCCCTTGCCGCTTACTACATGCTGAAGGAAATTTCCGTTGTAGGTCGCCGCGATGTCAGGCGTGGTTAAGTCCCCGTTCCCGGCTGACGGCCATCCTGTCTCAGACACCACCATTGGTAAATCTTTCACGCCTTCCTTCTCCATTGCCCACGCGAACGTATCGAACATTGCATCAAACAAGTTTGAATAGCCCAGTGGTCCATCCTGGACCACGACGGCCTCGCTTTTGGAAATGGCATAGTCGAGATGAATGTTCACCGGGTCCGATGCGTAAGCCAAGTACGGGTAGATGTTGACGAAGATTGGCGTACTTGTTTGAGACAAAAAGTTAAGCACCGGGGTGAGTTGTTCACGCGCCTGAGCCGTGAACATTCCCGTGGAAGGTGGATACGACTGTCCGAGGTTAGACATAGCCACAACAGTGGTGACAGTGATAGGAAGACTCTTGGACTTGACAAGGTTGGTGAGAGACTGCACGGCGGGAAGCACCTGTGGACCCATCGGTCCAGGGATGACTTCATTGCCGACTGTAATGAAAGTGATGTTGACGTCGGCTAAGTAAGGCTCAATGTTTGTTGCGAACCAGCTATTAACAGCTTCTTCGCCGGCAGCAAGAGCAGCCAAGTCTTGGTCCTTAACACCTACCGTGACTCCAATATCTTTGTGGCCGCGTAAGGCGTTAAGAACCTCAGTGTTCGGGTCGAAGATTCGGATTTTAGTAATGCCTATGGACTTGAAAAGGTTGATGACATCAGAGGGGGGCGGGAGATTATCGCCGAGGAGACCGTAGTTCAAGCCAAGTTGACTTGTTGCGGTTACGAAGCCACTACTGTTGTAGTTGAAAATTAGCACAATGCACGACAGGAAAAACAAGAACAGCTTTTTATGAGAGTAGTGCATGATGAAAACTTTTGTATGCAAAAAATATATGTGTCTAAAGAAAAGATATGAGTTTTTTTTTTCTTCTTCTTTATTGATTGCTTTTTTGGAGTATATGCTGCTTTAAGTTATATATATGTGCACATATATCTGAGATCTACTACTCCAGTTTTACCGGTAACTAGAAGACTTGAATGCATAATTTGATAACTGATC
It encodes:
- the LOC106317234 gene encoding putative glucan endo-1,3-beta-glucosidase GVI, coding for MHYSHKKLFLFFLSCIVLIFNYNSSGFVTATSQLGLNYGLLGDNLPPPSDVINLFKSIGITKIRIFDPNTEVLNALRGHKDIGVTVGVKDQDLAALAAGEEAVNSWFATNIEPYLADVNITFITVGNEVIPGPMGPQVLPAVQSLTNLVKSKSLPITVTTVVAMSNLGQSYPPSTGMFTAQAREQLTPVLNFLSQTSTPIFVNIYPYLAYASDPVNIHLDYAISKSEAVVVQDGPLGYSNLFDAMFDTFAWAMEKEGVKDLPMVVSETGWPSAGNGDLTTPDIAATYNGNFLQHVVSGKGTPKRPNSAIQGFIFATFNENQKPAGTEQNFGLYNPVDMKPIYKLF